The following coding sequences lie in one Ictalurus punctatus breed USDA103 chromosome 16, Coco_2.0, whole genome shotgun sequence genomic window:
- the golga7 gene encoding golgin subfamily A member 7 produces MAETHSLQDLRQQATVASKVFVQRDYTSGTICKFQTKFPTELETRIDKQQFEETIQTLNNLYAEAEKLGGKSYLEGCLACLTAYTIFLCMETHYEKVLKKIAKYIQEQNEKIYAPLGLLLTDPIERGLRVVEITIFEDRSIGSR; encoded by the exons ACGCACAGCTTGCAGGATCTGAGGCAGCAGGCCACCGTCGCCTCCAAAGTGTTCGTTCAGCGCGACTACACGTCAGGAACCATCTGCAAATTTCAAACCAAATTCCCCACGGAGCTCGAGACCAGG ATTGATAAGCAGCAGTTTGAGGAGACGATCCAGACGCTGAATAACCTGTACGCCGAGGCAGAGAAGCTTGGAGGGAAGTCGTATTTAGAGGGCTGCCTCGCCTGTCTCACTGCCTACACCATCTTCCTCTGCATGGAGACACACTATGAAAAA GTGCTGAAAAAGATTGCCAAGTACATCCAAGAGCAGAACGAGAAGATCTACGCTCCTCTGGGTCTGCTCCTCACCGACCCCATCGAGAGAGGACTCAGAGTC GTTGAGATAACCATATTTGAGGACAGAAGCATCGGCTCAAGATAA